One stretch of Vigna unguiculata cultivar IT97K-499-35 unplaced genomic scaffold, ASM411807v1 contig_5, whole genome shotgun sequence DNA includes these proteins:
- the LOC114172220 gene encoding uncharacterized protein LOC114172220: MRTTQSRQKSYADKRRRMLEFEAGDHVFLRVTPTTGIGRALKSRKLTPRFIGPYQIMRRIGPAVCEIALPPHLGNLHNVFHVSQLRKYIADPMHLLEDDDVQIREDLTIGAGPMRILDSQIKKLRGKEIRTVKVLWDEATQEMTWEMEDVMRRSYPHLFPSKFFFSRVKNFKGGVL; the protein is encoded by the coding sequence ATGCGCACGACTCAGAGCAGGCAGAAGTCttatgcagataagaggaggaggATGCTTGAGTTTGAGGCAGGGGACCACGTGTTTCTTAGAGTGACTCCTACTACAGGTATTGGCAGGGCACTTAAATCGAGAAAGTTGACACCTCGATTCATCGGACCATATCAGATCATGAGGAGGATTGGTCCTGCAGTGTGTGAGATAGCATTGCCACCACACTTGGGAAACTTGCATAATGTTTTCCATGTGTCACAGCTGAGAAAATACATAGCCGATCCTATGCATCTTCTGGAGGATGATGATGTGCAGATACGGGAGGACTTGACCATTGGAGCCGGACCaatgagaatcttggattctcaaatAAAAAAGCTCAGAGGAAAGGAGATCAGAACCGTGAAAGTGCTATGGGATGAGGCAACTCAGGaaatgacatgggagatggaAGATGTCATGAGGCGGTCCTATCCTCATCTCTTCCCTAGTAAGTTCTTTTTTTCGAgggtgaaaaattttaaaggtgGAGTATTGTAA